The Salvia miltiorrhiza cultivar Shanhuang (shh) chromosome 1, IMPLAD_Smil_shh, whole genome shotgun sequence genome has a window encoding:
- the LOC131020191 gene encoding LOW QUALITY PROTEIN: ATP-dependent RNA helicase DEAH13-like (The sequence of the model RefSeq protein was modified relative to this genomic sequence to represent the inferred CDS: deleted 1 base in 1 codon) codes for MKPERNSNAGANSTSLESDGGEFIILPPKKKKDNKGKKQLSVKKQPKLSKSQKRKLKKLEEEKEREIFLSKSIETLEKYKIKDDVYSLMWSSRNLGQVETVREKRRREVEFSKAGLELPHAEKAHTKRKRDNASQDIDIEVYEDEICKPSTDVHSDTNMQSTHDEPDTSDRRVGGSFEEVANDDTQPSLLGSEEKSSCQIEEIIRPKNYNPEGENNHSNCTSLRNLVAPTVVHVSRPKDVEKLRMGLPIVMMEQEIMEAINENISLIICGETGCGKTTQVPQFLYEAGFGSRHSNTGGGIIGVTQPRRVAVLATAKRVAFELGLRLGREVGFQVRHDRKVGENCSIKFMTDGILLREVQNDFLLKRYSVLILDEAHERSLNTDILIGMLSRVIQERQREYEMQEKRILAGETIECENRIYPLKLVLMSATLRVEDFVSGTKIFRNPPPVIEVPTRQYPVTTHFSKKTEIVDYIGQAYKKVLSIHKRLPPGGILVFVTGQREVELLCQRLRRSSRKLVENAVNVNNEASSLSVEKPPEENDMEEISEAFDFQGNSGHEITERFSSHMEEDHEGFPEDVSDTSYDSEEESDLEFFSDGETQTKPKSEGNVSDILGAEGTLISLKAAFEALSGKRVSDSNTKVQDVPLTPEGGPDQSRSPSERNDKDKGYSPGQLHVLPLYAMLPASSQLRVFEEARDGERLVVVATNVAETSLTIPGVRYVVDTGREKVKNYNSSSGMETYEIQWISKASAAQRAGRAGRTGPGHCYRLYSSAAFNNLFPDFSCAEISKVPVDGVVLLLKSMHIGKVANFPFPTPPETSALVEAERCLKVLEALDENGRLTALGRAMARYPMGPRHSRMLLTVIQIMQKARKCARANLVFGYAVAAAAALSLSNPFLRHFEDNRNDADDKSHAEEADSRGSKKVPSKEEKLRKKELKQKTKSSRDKFSHPTSDALTVAFALQSFDLSESPTEFCYENALHYKTMEEISKLRKQLLKLVFSSHINDSQQDFSWAHGTIEDVESAWMVSSDKHPLQLNEEEILGQAICAGWADRVAKRIKGASLSAEGYRNTNAVRYQACMVKETVFLHRWSSISKSAPEFLVYSELLHSKRPYIHGATSVKPNWLPQYARVLCSFSAPLSEPKPYYDPMADQVLSWVAPTFGPHLWPLPLHGLPIKDDSTRVAVFSYSLLEGQILPCLKAVRKFMAASPATVLKPEAWGLKRVGNLLSKLNTKGGVVDTCAKLRKVWKENSRELFPEVQDWFQESFRDRFEELWEEMLRQAVLDPKQRLKKRLKKLKREV; via the exons ATGAAGCCGGAAAGAAATTCGAATGCCGGTGCGAATTCAACAAG TCTGGAGAGTGATGGCGGGGAATTCATCATATTGCCtccgaagaagaagaaagataaTAAAGGGAAAAAACAG CTTAGTGTGAAGAAGCAGCCTAAGCTAAGCAAATCCCAGAAAAGAAAGTTAAAGAAGCTTGAG GAGGAGAAAGAAAGGGAAATCTTTCTATCAAAAAGCATTGAGACATTGGA GAAATACAAGATTAAAGACGATGTGTATTCACTCATGTGGTCTTCAAGGAACTTGGGGCAG GTTGAGACTGTTCGTGAAAAACGGAGAAGAGAAGTTGAGTTTTCTAAAGCGGGTTTGGAACTGCCACATGCTGAAAAGGCTCACACTAAGAGGAAAAGAGATAATGCATCTCAAGATATTGATATTGAAGTTTATGAGGACGAAATCTGTAAGCCATCTACCGATGTGCATTCTGATACCAATATGCAATCAACGCACGATGAACCTGATACCTCTGATAGACGAGTTGGTGGTTCATTTGAAGAAGTGGCTAATGACGATACTCAGCCATCACTGCTAGGATCTGAGGAAAAATCATCATGccaaattgaagaaataattagGCCTAAG AATTACAATCCTGAAGGCGAAAATAACCATAGCAACTGTACTTCTTTAAGAAATCTTGTTGCTCCAACAGTGGTACATGTCTCAAGACCCAAGGATGTTGAAAAGCTAAGGATGGGTCTGCCCATAGTCATGATGGAACAGGAAATAATGGAAGCTATAAATGAGAATATCAGTCTCATTATATGTGGTGAAACTGGCTGCGGAAAAACAACCCAAGTTCCTCAG TTTCTTTATGAGGCTGGTTTTGGTTCGCGTCATTCAAATACTGGAGGTGGCATTATTGGTGTCACCCAACCTCGCCGAGTTGCAGTACTTGCAACAGCCAAGCGGGTGGCATTTGAGCTTGGGCTTCGATTGGGGAGGGAGGTGGGGTTTCAAGTAAGACATGATAGAAAGGTTGGAGAGAATTGCTCAATCAAGTTTATGACTGATGGAATCTTGCTTCGTGAAGTGCAG AATGATTTTCTGCTGAAGCGCTACTCAGTTTTAATTTTGGATGAGGCTCACGAGAGGAGTCTGAATACAGATATACTCATTGGGATGCTTTCTCGGGTTATCCAAGAACGTCAA AGGGAATATGAGATGCAGGAGAAGAGAATTCTTGCGGGGGAAACTATTGAATGTGAAAATAGGATATACCCTTTGAAACTCGTGCTCATGAGTGCTACTCTACGTGTGGAAGATTTTGTATCTGGTACAAAAATATTTCGTAATCCTCCACCTGTAATTGAAGTTCCAACTCGACAGTATCCAGTTACCACGCACTTCTCAAAGAAGACTGAAATTGTTGATTATATTGGGCAAGCTTATAAGAAGGTTCTATCAATTCACAAGAGATTGCCACCTGGGGGTATTCTTGTTTTTGTAACTGGGCAGAGAGAGGTCGAACTTCTTTGTCAAAGATTACGTAGATCTTCTAGGAAGCTAGTTGAAAATGCGGTCAACGTAAATAATGAGGCTTCATCCTTATCTGTAGAGAAACCTCCAGAAGAAAATGATATGGAAGAGATAAGTGAGGCATTTGATTTTCAAGGGAACTCTGGTCATGAGATTACTGAGCGCTTTAGTTCTCACATGGAGGAAGATCATGAAGGTTTTCCAGAAGATGTATCTGATACATCGTATGATTCAGAAGAAGAAAGTGATCTGGAATTCTTTAGTGATGGCGAGACTCAGACAAAACCCAAGTCTGAAGGCAATGTTTCAGATATATTAGGAGCAGAGGGAACCCTTATATCACTGAAGGCTGCTTTCGAAGCCTTGTCAGGGAAAAGAGTTTCTGATTCCAACACCAAAGTCCAAGATGTTCCCCTGACCCCTGAAGGCGGACCAGATCAGTCCCGTTCCCCTTCTGAACGAAATGACAAAGATAAGGGTTACTCCCCTGGTCAACTGCACGTGCTACCACTTTATGCGATGCTTCCTGCATCATCCCAGCTTCGTGTATTTGAAGAGGCCAGGGATGGAGAGCGTCTTGTTGTTGTTGCCACTAATGTGGCTGAAACCTCTTTGACAATTCCTGGGGTAAGGTATGTTGTTGACACTGGAAGAGAAAAGGTGAAGAATTACAACTCTTCCAGTGGCATGGAAACATATGAGATACAGTGGATAAGCAAGGCTTCTGCTGCTCAGCGTGCTGGAAGAGCTGGAAGAACTGGGCCAGGACACTGTTATCGCCTCTATTCCTCAGCAGCCTTCAATAACTTATTTCCGGATTTCTCATGTGCTGAAATATCAAAAGTGCCTGTTGATGGCGTTGTCCTTCTTTTGAAATCCATGCATATTGGCAAG GTTGCAAATTTCCCTTTCCCGACGCCTCCAGAGACCAGTGCCTTGGTTGAAGCAGAGCGTTGTCTAAAGGTTCTTGAAGCACTGGATGAAAACGGCAGATTGACAGCTCTGGGGAGGGCCATGGCTCGGTATCCAATGGGTCCTCGTCATTCCAGAATGCTTCTTACTGTTATTCAGATTATGCAGAAAGCGAGAAAGTGTGCCCGAGCAAATCTAGTTTTTGGC TATGCAGTTGCAGCAGCGGCAGCTTTAAGCTTGTCAAATCCTTTCCTCAGGCATTTTGAAGACAACAGGAATGACGCAGATGATAAAAGCCACGCAGAGGAAGCTGATTCTAGAGGAAGCAAGAAAGTTCCTTCCAAAGAAGAAAAATTGAGGAAAAAGGAACTGAAACAAAAGACGAAATCCTCTCGTGACAAATTTTCCCACCCTACTAGTGATGCTCTAACTGTTGCATTTGCACTTCAGAGTTTTGATCTTTCCGAAAGCCCAACAGAATTTTGCTATGAGAATGCTCTACACTACAAGACTATGGAAGAAATTTCCAAGCTGAGAAAACAGCTTCTCAAACTAGTTTTCAGCTCGCATATAAACGATTCACAACAGGATTTCTCCTGGGCTCACGGGACTATCGAGGATGTAGAATCTGCTTGGATGGTTTCCTCTGATAAGCATCCTCTTCAGCTGAACGAAGAGGAGATATTGGGACAGGCTATCTGTGCCGGCTGGGCTGATAGGGTTGCTAAGCGCATCAAAGGAGCTTCACTTTCGGCAGAGGGGTATAGGAACACGAATGCAGTCAGATACCAAGCTTGCATGGTAAAAGAAACAGTTTTCCTTCACCGGTGGTCGTCCATCTCTAAGTCTGCACCTGAATTTCTAGTATATAGCGAATTATTGCATAGTAAGAGGCCATACATTCATGGAGCGACAAGTGTGAAACCGAATTGGCTTCCTCAATACGCTCGGGTATTGTGTAGTTTCTCTGCTCCACTTTCAGAGCCAAAACCTTATTACGACCCTATGGCTGATCAAGTCCTGTCATGGGTGGCCCCGACTTTCGGCCCACATCTCTGGCCGCTTCCTCTGCATGGTTTGCCTATCAAAGACGATTCTACAAGAGTCGCTGTGTTCTCCTACTCTTTGCTAGAAGGCCAAATCCTGCCGTGCCTGAAAGCTGTAAGGAAATTCATGGCAGCCTCCCCTGCAACTGTGTTGAAGCCAGAGGCGTGGGGTCTGAAACGTGTTGGTAATCTGTTGAGTAAATTAAACACCAAGGGAGGAGTCGTTGACACTTGTGCTAAACTAAGAAAGGTGTGGAAAGAAAATTCTAGAGAGTTGTTCCCAGAAGTTCAAGATTGGTTTCAGGAAAGCTTTCGGGACCGGTTTGAGGAACTCTGGGAGGAGATGCTTCGGCAAGCTGTGTTAGATCCCAAGCAAAGGTTGAAGAAAAGGTTgaagaaattgaaaagagaGGTATAA
- the LOC131020744 gene encoding uncharacterized protein LOC131020744: protein MSKTTPHPPPSDPTPPTAVRPHPLSPAPDLPFSGQLTAAPDLPSHHCRAPKCPDLSIIVDEISLLLAKLSKSELKERDRKRRRGGGGCAALRRLSGGGAAGVKQEMAEATRRLISDAEREMEQSRLVERRSFWWRGFPTPREMVEAAAEDATRERWWR, encoded by the exons ATGTCGAAGACAACACCCCACCCACCGCCGTCCGACCCCACGCCACCCACCGCCGTCCGACCCCATCCTCTATCGCCTGCGCCAGATCTGCCGTTCAGTGGGCAGCTCACGGCCGCGCCAGATCTGCCCAGCCACCATTGTCGAGCTCCAAAATGTCCAGATCTGTCGATCATTGTCGACGAGATCTCGTTGTTGTTGGCGAAGCTCTCCAAGTCAGAAttgaaagagagagatagaaagaggcgccgcggtggtggtggctgtgCGGCGCTGCGGAGATTGAGTGGCGGCGGAGCGGCGGGGGTGAAgcaggagatggcggaggcgacgaggcgACTGATTTCCGAcgccgagagagagatggagca ATCTCGACTCGTTGAGCGGAGGAGCTTCTGGTGGCGCGGATTTCCGACGCCGAGAGagatggtggaggcggcggcggaggatgCTACGAGGGAGAGGTGGTGGCGGtag